The genome window CCAGTTACTCCAAGATGGTTATAAGCTGGAAGGCCATGCATTCTGGCCATTCCCTGCATTCCCTGTCCTCAAgaaggtgtcttttttttttggacaggcagagtggacagtgagagagagagagacagagagaaaggtcttcctttaccgttggttcaccctccaatggctgccacggccggcgcaccgcgctgatccgaaggcaggagccaggtacttatcctggtctcccatggggtgcagggcccaagcacttgggccatcctccactgcactcccgggccacagcagagagctggcctggaagaggggcaaccgggacagaatccggcgcccggaccgggactagaacccggtgtgccagcactgcaaggtggaggattaacctagtgagccgcggtgccagcaagAAGGTGTCCTTTTAACTCAGTGAGTGAACAGGAACAACTTCGCTGAAGAAGGCAGACACTGACACTTAACCTACTTCTAGTGTGTTACTCTTTTCTGATTAGATCCCTGCCCTGTAGGTTTAAATCCCGGCATCCAAATACAACAGTCCTCCCCCTCCAGACCTGCTCACTCGCCTGTCCCTGAGTGCTCTACACAGACACCTGCCCTGCTTTAACACCTGCCAGGAAATGCTGACGCATACAGCTCAAACCTGGCGTAGCGCCGCTCTGGCAACATCCCCGTTCTCCCGACTCAGCTTCCCTAAAGACTATAggggattttatttttactttttaaagaatttttattgtaaaaagtTTTACTCTGGATATTACGTGAGAGCAGGCTTATTTAAACAAGGGGCACAGCTGGCACCTAGTGTCAAGAGACTTTGTAAAATGCTGAAGCACTTCAGCCCATTCACTTTTGTCCATCTCTTTCCATCTGACTACAACAAGGATCTATAATGGAGTAGACACACAGCATTTATGGAATAAACGAACATAGTTTTATGACCTACATGGTAATACAAAGGGACCTGCTGTATTTGCAATGCCACAGACTCTCATCATCCTAGCTTATACCCCCTTGCTAAAAAGGTGACAGGTGCAGCAATGTGGCTCTTTCGTGCACAGCAATTCAGAAATATGAATTTACAAATGACCTTGGAGAACTATTTCCAGTTATTCAAAATGACACTCAGTTGACTGCTAATACACAGCCGCAGGATCGTATAACACTTCCGGCTCCTTCAGAGACCACCAAAATAGCACTTCTAAAGTATAATATTCTAATATGCTGTAGATCATTTTGGAGCTACAAAGAGACATTTTTCCTCATTTGCACAGTAGAAAAATGCACAAGacaggtatttcaaaaaattaagacAGCAGCTATGCTGAAATGTGCCCTGTGGACACAAAAGCACAAATGGGAATATATTTCACAGACATTTTTCTACCGAAAGAAAAGTGCTATGCTAAGTTAAATGTCTTAGACTCCTAGGAGAGTCTCTCTTTTACCTCAGACAGGTTTTGTCAAGTTTTATCCCTAGACAGAGTGCTGTGCTCTCTCTTCGTTGATTCTAGCCATAGTGTCCTTGGCTTTTTTCCTGATATGGATGCTATTTCAAGCCAGTTTCTCCAAAATAAACTGCAAAGACCGTGCCTCCTGcccaagcaagcaagcaaagaaCCAAGTGGGATAATTTCAAAACAGCAACCCTAGGTCCTCTCCTCCATCCCTGCCCAATTATTCTATTGTAAAAATTTAGtcaaataggccggcgccgcggctcactaggctaatcctctgccttgcggcgccggcacaccgggttctagtcccggtcggggtgccggattctgtcccggttgcccctcttccaggccagctctctgctgtggcccgggagtgcagtggaggatggcccaagtgcttgggccctgcaccccatgggagaccaggagaagcacctggctcctgccactggatcagcgtggtgcgccggccgcagcgcgccagccgtggtggccattggagggtgaactaacggcaaaaaggaagacctttctctctgtctctctctctcactgtccactctgcctgtcaaaaaaaaaaaaaaaaaatttagtcaaATAGTGATGAGTTAACAAGGtctactgattcattcattccttccatcaacaagtatttattaagcACAAGTTTAGGTGCCAGAAGTTATCCAAGGCACCGAGGACATGGTCTAGGATAGATGTTGCAGACTCTGTTCGAGGAGCACTTTTAGTGTGCACAGgcaaacaagaagaaaaacaaaggaagttaGAAAAGATGAGGCTAGAGCTATGAAGGAAACAATTTAGACAGTGCAGTAGAGAATACTGTGGATACCCTATTCTGAAGGGCAATATGGTTTACCTGATTCCACTTTCTGGTTCCTTGCATTGTGGCTTATGTTCAATATCAAAAAGCTTCAAAGAGTCAAgccttttatttatattaaattctaAAAGCAAATGAtaagctgagtttttttttttaattggccaCTTGCAACCACAATTTAAAATCTGCATGAGAAAATGAAGGGGAAAATGTTTCTCCATATGTCcacagaaaatgaattttaaaaatagttttaaaaattaagaatattatGTAATATTGCTTTTTTGACACTAACGACTTAATTTGAAAGTAAAAGCCATTAATTCTGAGAGAAATATTCTGTCTTAATAATGCATTTCTTTCCACAAACAGGAGAACCCTGCGTATAAGAAATATATACAGCCGCTATTGCAAAGTTGGAGATCCAACCTATGAAATGACCAATACTATTCAAAAAGCAAGCAGCACCACTCTGTGATCACGGTACTATGGCACATATAGAAAATGCAAATCTTAAATGATAAATGTACTctcttattcattattttttagatGCAGCCTGAAGTAGTATCATGAAACAGTATCTGATTTATCTCAATACAATCCATAAGAGAATAAAACAGGGAGTAAATGATCACTGAAGCTGGTCAATGCCTAGGTGTGTGGGTGTTCATGACATTGTCCTCTACTTTTGCTTATGTTTGAAatttcccaataaataaaaataaataaataaaaaaaaaccacccatTTATAGCATCTATTTGTTTAAATACCAAGATTTTGCTTTTAGATCTACCAAAAGCCAAAGGCTCAGTGTTTACAACTTGCATCTTTAGTACACACTTGTCCTCATGTCAGAAAGCACACACAAAGCAGCAGGGGAAGCCGGTGCTCGAGACTGCCTACGTCCCATATCAGAAGGCCTAGGATCAAGTCCTgcttccactttggatccagcttcttgctgatgcgtgtgggaagcagcagatgatggcccagatgcttgggttcctgccacccatgtggaagacccagatggagttccgggctcctggcttccactgacccagtcctagctgttgtgggcatttgaggagtgaaccactggatggaagatctgtctcttcctctctttcaaataaataaataaatctgtttttaaaaaagaatttcttttaaaaaaaaaaaaaaagatacaatccTCTAAAAATGCCTATACATAGTATAATCTAAATAGAATACAGATCTCTAAGAATGCAAGtatcgggccagcgccgcggctcactaggctaatcctccgccttgcggcaccggcacaccaggttctagtcccggtcggggcaccagattctgtcccggttgcccctcttccaggccagctctctgctgtgacccgggagtgcagtggaggatggcccaagtgctagggccctgcaccccatgggagaccaggataagtacctggctcctgccatcagatcagcgcggtgcgccggccgcagctcgccagccgcggcggccattggagggtgaaccaacggcaaaaaggaagacttttctctctgtctctctctcactgtccactctgccagtcaaaaaaaaaaaaaaaaagaatgcaagtaTCATAAAAATGAACTCTTCCACagtgaaaatgatttaaaatttcataaaaacagACTTAAGGACCCAATTATAATCAAGCTGcatttttcacattattttaaatttatccaGCTAGATAAAACACTCAAAATTAAATGCTGGTAGATAAACAGCAAAAACATCTTAGCTGGCTACTTTTCCTAATATATAAATAAGCATTCCATTGTTAATAATTCATTTGAGAAGATTTACCAAAAGTGATTTATCTCTAGTAACCTGGGtaagaaaaaaacttcaaaagtTTTTACTTTAAGCACTTGGAACAACTAGTGTTATTCTTATTTCCACACTTTGGTTTTAcctacttttttcccccaaagatttatttattaatatgaaaggcagagttaaagagaggcagaggcagagagagagagatcatctgctggtttacccctcaaatgaccggaatggctgaagctgggccgatccaaagccaggaactgggagcttcttctgggtctccgacatgggtacagaagcccaatgacttgggcctttgttcctctgctttcccaagtacattagcagggagctggatgggaagtggcgcagcggggactcgaaccagagcccatgggatgccggcactgcgggcagaggctttccccaccatgccacagtgccagcccccatttaaCCTACTTTACGTTGACCTTACTGGCTAAACAACATATAACTGGttgagctttatttttgtttttaggtaAACATCCATCCATTTCAAAGAGGAGCAATGTTCCAAAATGATAACCTTATACTAGTATACTGATttactgaaaccacagaaatctGTCAATAACATTAACGGATCTTAGTTTGCAGATGGAGACAACTGAGTAATTACAGCTTCCTGGCTGTTGGTTATTCGTCCAATCTTAAATGTCCAGACGGACCTTCCTTTCAGGGAGGAGCAAAGAAGGGGTAACACAGGCCCAGGCATGCGCCTCGGGTCCTACCCCACCTCCCCGCGCTTCCCTTAGAAAGCAGGCAAGCAGTTCTCTGCCatcctttttataaaatattctggCAAACTAGAAAGCCTCACTGTAATTAACATAATTCTCCCTGTGAGTAACTTTCAAGAAATAGAATCAAATCAACTATGCAAAATATGACCACggtgaaacaaacaaaagcacCTACATTTCCCTAACTGTTCCACAGCCTTCATTCACTGCGGTTTATTTCTCCAGCTCAGAAATAAACGTAATGGTGGTGATAAACGCACTTGTCAGTAACCACCGCACATGAGCAGAAAGTGGCGGAAGAGTCATCTTGTTCTTGTGCTTACTGAACACAGAGCTGAAACAGTGATCCTATTTGGAGCTATGACAACTGAAGAAAACTCTGTCATCTTCAGCAGCGTCCTAGTTTCAAAAATTTGTCACACTGCATGTTACCATTCAAATAGGCAGTGTTTTGGATCCAATTCCACCTATCCGTGCTGCAGTGACACAGCGGAGCCCCTATAAAGTGCAACTCAAAGTTCCACGGGGTCCTCTCACATCAAATATGAATGTGCTATGGGCAGTATGTTTGGGAACAAAAAACCAACAACGCATACTTTAGACAAGAGATGATCTTCTCCTGTTAAGTAATAATAACCAAGAAATACAAACCTAgttttcatattttactttttattaggattttttttcctggtagaCAGTACACTTGGGAATTATACTGTACCAGGTATAAGAAGTAAGATTTCTACCACAGGGACATTTGTATTCAGAATCCAATATAAATATTTCTAGTCAGACATCTCCATGGCTACAGATATTTGGTTGCTTGATTTATATGCATAGAAAGAAACAGTTGTCATAACTGTAAGAAGCAGTACTTAACAAGTACTTTTAAATGATTGGaatagttttcttttaatattacaATACTGCTTATCTGTTTGGAAACTAGGTCACCCTACATGatgttttgatttttctcaaaGGCATCATGAGTATTCTGcttattctttcattcctgtATTCTTATAGCCTTCTAGTTGAGTTAGGGATGATTTTATCAGAAATCATTTTAGCActgtaataattataaaaaaaaaaaaagctctgttaAGGGTAGATTATATCCATAATGATTTTCagactttttataaaaaaggtaTCTGGAGACTCAACAGGCACATGCATACTCAGGGTGAAGGGACAAAACAGGaggggcctggaaaagcacaCAACGTCCTTCTGGTCCTcaataccttcaaataaatacaaatattaaaaaaaaaaaaaaaaaaagaatcccacactatgaattcaaaaaaaaaaaaaaatctctgccatTTCCTGGGGAGCCAGTTTCCAGAAACTTCTCTCAGGGTTGAAGATCACTCATCTGTCTTCCGAGCCAGTCTGCAAAAAGTCCAGTTGTGCTCCACTGTGTTCTCATTGGCCCGCTCACTCATGTGGTGCACTCGGGTGTTGCGGATTGTGAAGCCTTGTTTTGTAATGTATTCCATCAGGTGGACCCGCAGAGACACTTCCTGGTGATAATCACAGGGTCCAAAAGTAAAGGACACCTGGCAGTCTCGGGTGTCCATCATGTGCTTATTCCACTTGGTGAAATAATTGGAGATGCCTTCTAGTAAGGAGTGGACCTTGGTGGTGATGGTTAACTGGGTGATGATGACAGCCACTGGATTGGAGTACTTAGAAAGCTTCCGAGTACTAGACAGCTCCACAACTTCTTCAAAAGTATCCATAGGATACAAAGGCTTTGGGTCATTGAGACACTGAATCAAGGGCTCAATCTGGTAAAAATCAGCTTCTTTCCGAAGCAGATCAAATTCCTTAAAATCCAGGGGTAAGGTCAACTCTGAAGTTCTTAAGAAGTTGAGCACATAGCGGAAAAGAGGTCCATCTCGATCGATGAAGTAATTGCCTTGAGGATCTCTGGCTGTGGGGAAGTCCCCCCCAAACATAGCTCCAAGCATAGAATCCGGGTAACGCGTCAATGTGGTGAGAGACGTTGTGTACAAGTGTCCACCTACATTTAACGTGACTGGGTCAGtcatctgaaattttttaaaaaatgatcagtcATCTGAGATTTTCAAAATCCTAACTTTGACAACGCAAGAAAATTACTAGCAACAAGCAAGCACAAGGTTCCttcaggctgggggcggggtgtgtGGGGTGGGAAATTCACTCATTCTGTAACGCAAAACGGCGATTCTTGCAGTGACAAACCCACCCAGGTGGAGGGATCTAATACTTGCCTTCCGCaggaaaaaggagaaatacaaTTTTTGAGAGACTGATTGTTAGAATGGAGGGCGTGACTTTCAGAGCTACATAGCTTCCAGCCCCAGTATCTATGCAGTTTGCAGGTCAAGGGGATGTTACAAGACAGGAAGGACCAAActaaaatataattcatttaagtttttgcctgatttacaaaaaaagtttgcatttttcttaatattttctttataatttaacatttgataaaaattaaaatgctcttGATAAAGACATCTACTTTCAGTACTTCTTTGGGCTTttctccctcaaaaaaaaaagcgaataaatcatgaaatttattttttttaaaaatctatgaagaTCTAATATTGATAATTTTTTCATGGAATTAAGTTCCAAATAAGAAGTTAAAATGTACAGTTAAGTCAACACAATCTAGATATAAAACCATCACATACCCTCAAGCTAACtgtaactttaaaatttataatcaGATAGTGTATTTACTTTTGTAACATTATAATGTTGCAATACAGCCTTTAGTTATGAGAAGCAAGCTGCTCTAAATAATATACCTTCAGttttagaaaacatatttaagggaaaacaaagacagacagatacactTCAGGTCCTAGGCAAGTAAAATAGTTCTTaccaaaggaagagaaaaacaggGAGACACAGGCACACCCACAAAGCTGCAGAAGCACAACCTCAACTGTGAGGTCCTCCACACCATTATCTCTAGACCCTTTCAGTCGTCACCACTCCATGAAGGACGAGTTTTAAAAACATGCTCCAGATATCAGAAAGCCAGCTCTCAAGGAAGGAATTATAAAAAGCTACTTAAGAGTTCAAATTGAGTTTGCCTGTAATAAAACACTACGGAAagcaaaataccaaaaaaaaactGCATCTACATGAGTTCAAAGAAGGAGGCTGCATGCAcaaacttttaattttcattcttataAAGATATACCTCAGACTACATAGGGAAAAGACATACAAGACAATAACCTGCCGACCTTCAACACGCGTGTGCGGGAGCCACTCACCATATAGCCCCATTCTCCATTATCCATCTGCTCCAGCGCTGCGTCTTCAGGAGCCCAGGTGCCAGGCAAACTTCcagaggagaaaaacagacaTAGATTAGCACACTACAGCCACAAAAACAGAGAACATTGGTTTTCCCACCAAACAGAACAGGCCAAACGCCCAAAAAACTCATTTTTGCTCAACTAAAATCTATTATATGGCAAAGATCTGGGGAAGAAAGCATTCCCCAAGGCCTTCGAGGAACATTTACCTAAGAGACTGACCTTCTTCACAGAGAAAAACTAGCCTACACTAGAGGAGGAAGGGCCTAGGAAATAAACTGGTCATTCAAATCCTACCTCTCTTCTCCAAAATCCCAATTTTTAGGATTTCTGTAGAAGAAAATTATGACAGTCTACAACCTTATCCTGGTACAAATCTTAGGAAGATTTTTAGTTAAGTTAAGGTTATTTGAGAGAAAGGGAACGCATCCAAAATCACAAACCTCCCAGACAACCACTGTTCCTTTTTAagagaaacatttcaaaatggTATTCAGTTTATAACATAAAAAACTAATTATACTTTTAATAGTGATATATTTATCATTGTACAATAATCAAAATAGAACAATTTAAATGCCAAAGCACTGGAGCACAAGATGAGGCACAAAGAACCTTCTAGATGGGGCTGGGAGTAGTGAGCCAGCACTTATGGAAAGCCAGCCTTAAGACACTGATAAACACTCAGATACTAAGGATGCcagtttgaatttatttttatctacaatTCAAAAGCACTTAAACAAACAGCTTTAGTCAGTTCCCTCTCACACACTTTATTCCCCAAATCAACTTGCAAAGCAAACTGCAGAGCAAATTTCAGAAGCTCTGGCAAGAGATGGTAAAAAACACGGACTTGTGGGTATTCATCCAGGAAAAGCATTGGCTGTTTTCATGTGGTCTTTGAACAGATCCACTTTTCCCACTTTTAGAGGAATCTGGCACACAATTCCCAGAACAAGCCCCGGCTGCAGAAGATCACAAAGGCTCTTTCTCAAAAGGTCACTCAGGCATGTAGAGAACATTTGCATAGCACAGCAGGGGCTGAAATCAGAGCCTGAAGCCTCTCGTTCTCTACCTTGCAAATCCTTCAAAGCGAAGCGGCTCAAATGTGGACCAGTTTTTATTCTTTCCACTCAGCAGCTGGATACAGAGAGGCCTCCACATGCTACAGAGTGTGAAATGGAACAAGTGTCCAATTCAGGCAGTTGTGACAACCTTTCCTTCCTCTGACTTGCTTCATAAATCGCATCTGAAGTAAAGACAACCGAGCAATGAAGCTTTACCAATTCGTCTTGCCAGCATCTGATTCAGTCACTGATAATAACAGATCAGTCGCTGTGCGATTTAAAAGGCCAGACATCCAAACATTCTGGTAAAATGTTCATCTTTGGCATTCTGCAATCACCCAAAGTATTCACTCCTGGCAGCCTCCCTAACCAATCAGTCAATCAACATCTATGTTAAGTCCACCAGGAGGTGGAAAATGGTTATATGCATTGTAGACACGCAGAAATAGTTAAAGTTCACTCCTTGCCCTCATAGGGATTTCAATCTATAAAAGAAGTCATATGCAACAACTGAAGTACAGAAGAGACTTCAAAAGTGCTACATAGACGAACCAGCAGAGGTCTGCAGGAGGAAGAGCAACGGGGAAATGGGGACCCCTGGCAAGGACTCACTGTGGAACCATCACAGAAAATTCAGACATCCTTTCAGGGATTCTAGAAAGACCAAACAACCGAAATATGGCTGGGAAAGTCTTCTCCGCTCACAACTTTCCTAATCCAGTAAACAAGCAGGGATCACCCCATCATCTTAGAAATGCAAAAGAGAGACCCAGGCAAGGCTGGGTCTCCCCACCACCGGGAGATAAGGGAGTAACTTGGGTTTTCCAACTCCTAGTCTATATCTTCCCAGAACTCCCCTCCTGGGGTAGGAACTGACAGAACACAATCCAAGAAacaacaaattgggaaggatTAACTGTAGACTCCACCTGCTGGGGATTTATTGACAACGTTTATAGTAGAGTTCAAGCAAACTAAGCAGTCACGATGGGTTTGTAAAAATTCCTGCGGCAAATAAAACGGCAAGCAATCTACTCACAAGTGTGCATATGGCTGCTGCCCTGTCTTAAGTGACATAAACAACTCCAACCATGAATATCCAAATGGTTAAGTGAGAAATGGTCAAACAAAGGCAAGGGGAAAAACTGATGTCAATGTTACAACTGGTACACAAGGTCTGTCcactatttatctttttttaaaactgctaAATCAGAACAACATAACTTCATGAACAAACATAAACAGCAAATTAGATAATGCCCCCAAATCTGTTCCACAGCAGAAGCCAAGGTTCCGGTACAAAGTTATTATGAAACCTCAAGTTTAATAATTCAGCAAAGCAGTCATTGGAATTTAT of Oryctolagus cuniculus chromosome 10, mOryCun1.1, whole genome shotgun sequence contains these proteins:
- the KCTD6 gene encoding BTB/POZ domain-containing protein KCTD6 isoform X1 — encoded protein: MWRPLCIQLLSGKNKNWSTFEPLRFEGFASLPGTWAPEDAALEQMDNGEWGYMMTDPVTLNVGGHLYTTSLTTLTRYPDSMLGAMFGGDFPTARDPQGNYFIDRDGPLFRYVLNFLRTSELTLPLDFKEFDLLRKEADFYQIEPLIQCLNDPKPLYPMDTFEEVVELSSTRKLSKYSNPVAVIITQLTITTKVHSLLEGISNYFTKWNKHMMDTRDCQVSFTFGPCDYHQEVSLRVHLMEYITKQGFTIRNTRVHHMSERANENTVEHNWTFCRLARKTDE
- the KCTD6 gene encoding BTB/POZ domain-containing protein KCTD6 isoform X2, yielding MKEKVCNNSLPGTWAPEDAALEQMDNGEWGYMMTDPVTLNVGGHLYTTSLTTLTRYPDSMLGAMFGGDFPTARDPQGNYFIDRDGPLFRYVLNFLRTSELTLPLDFKEFDLLRKEADFYQIEPLIQCLNDPKPLYPMDTFEEVVELSSTRKLSKYSNPVAVIITQLTITTKVHSLLEGISNYFTKWNKHMMDTRDCQVSFTFGPCDYHQEVSLRVHLMEYITKQGFTIRNTRVHHMSERANENTVEHNWTFCRLARKTDE
- the KCTD6 gene encoding BTB/POZ domain-containing protein KCTD6 isoform X3 — translated: MDNGEWGYMMTDPVTLNVGGHLYTTSLTTLTRYPDSMLGAMFGGDFPTARDPQGNYFIDRDGPLFRYVLNFLRTSELTLPLDFKEFDLLRKEADFYQIEPLIQCLNDPKPLYPMDTFEEVVELSSTRKLSKYSNPVAVIITQLTITTKVHSLLEGISNYFTKWNKHMMDTRDCQVSFTFGPCDYHQEVSLRVHLMEYITKQGFTIRNTRVHHMSERANENTVEHNWTFCRLARKTDE